In Alloyangia pacifica, the following proteins share a genomic window:
- a CDS encoding metallophosphoesterase, with amino-acid sequence MPIFVIGDIHGHIDRLHEALEYIANDAHAGAPIVFLGDYVDRGPDSRAVIELLMQGQAEGRPWTCLMGNHDRFLLRYLGNPRYMDPNVSRPLLWTDPPLGGARTLASYGVDVSEGRDLNDIHADALEAVPQAHRDWIANLPRLHETEEHIFVHAGLRPGVLLNYQKEDDLVWIRAPFLDWQGDWGRLVVHGHTALDAPQLYSNRLNMDGGAGYGRPLRPGLLLGPEAFVLGPGGRVRL; translated from the coding sequence ATGCCCATATTCGTCATCGGTGACATTCATGGCCATATCGACCGGCTACATGAAGCGCTCGAGTACATCGCAAACGACGCCCACGCCGGCGCGCCCATCGTCTTCCTGGGCGATTACGTCGACCGCGGACCCGACTCCCGCGCGGTGATCGAGTTGCTGATGCAGGGGCAGGCCGAGGGCCGGCCCTGGACCTGCCTGATGGGCAACCACGACCGCTTCCTGCTCCGCTACCTGGGCAATCCGCGCTACATGGACCCCAACGTTTCGCGTCCGCTGCTCTGGACCGATCCGCCGCTGGGCGGGGCGCGCACGCTGGCCTCTTACGGAGTGGATGTGAGCGAGGGGCGCGACCTTAACGACATCCATGCCGATGCGCTGGAGGCGGTCCCACAGGCCCACCGCGACTGGATCGCGAACCTGCCGCGTCTGCATGAGACCGAAGAGCACATCTTCGTCCACGCCGGGCTGCGACCGGGGGTGCTGCTGAACTACCAGAAGGAGGATGATCTGGTGTGGATCCGCGCGCCCTTCCTCGACTGGCAGGGCGATTGGGGGCGGCTGGTGGTGCATGGCCACACGGCGCTCGACGCGCCGCAGCTCTATTCGAACCGTCTCAACATGGATGGCGGAGCAGGCTACGGGCGTCCGCTCCGACCGGGTCTGCTACTGGGCCCCGAGGCCTTTGTGCTCGGCCCCGGAGGACGCGTCCGGCTTTAG
- a CDS encoding SulP family inorganic anion transporter: MRLPRLTRYLPILDWARTYDRDTATSDLVAAVIVTIMLIPQSLAYALLAGLPAEMGLYASILPLVAYAIFGTSRALAVGPVAVVSLMTAAAIGQLGLSDPAQIALAAVTLAFISGVFLVAIGVLRLGFLANFLSHPVIAGFITASGVLIAASQLKHIFGISAEGHTLVDLVGALIAHLPETNGITLAIGVAATAFLFWVRKGLKPMLRKMGFGPRMADILAKAGPVAAVAVTTLLTWGLGLNEMGVKVVGDVPTGLPPFSVPSFDLGMWKTLLMPAILISIIGFVESVSVAQTLAAKRRQRIDPDQELVGLGASNIGSALSGGFPVTGGFSRSVVNFDAGAETPAAGAYTAVGIGLATLLLTPLLFFLPKATLAATIIVAVLSLVDFSILKKTWTYSKVDFTAVSATIVLTLLVGVEVGVSAGVLLSILLHLYKTSKPHVAEVGLVPGTHHFRNVLRHEVETLPGVLTLRVDESLYFVNARFLEEYVLSRVAECQNLRHVVLMFPAVNEVDMSALETLEEINRRLSEQGITLHLTEVKGPVMDRLKRSHFLHELSGQVFLSQYEAWCVLKPDASSGAEHKGLGAQ, from the coding sequence ATGCGACTTCCCCGCCTGACCCGCTACCTGCCGATCCTCGACTGGGCGCGAACCTACGATCGAGACACTGCGACCTCGGACCTCGTGGCCGCGGTCATCGTGACAATCATGCTGATCCCGCAGTCGCTGGCCTATGCCCTGCTTGCCGGGCTGCCCGCCGAGATGGGGCTTTATGCCTCGATCCTGCCGCTGGTGGCCTATGCGATCTTCGGCACCAGCCGGGCGCTGGCCGTGGGCCCCGTGGCCGTGGTGTCGCTGATGACCGCCGCGGCGATCGGGCAGCTCGGGCTCAGCGATCCCGCGCAGATCGCGCTCGCCGCGGTCACCCTGGCCTTCATCTCCGGCGTCTTTCTGGTGGCCATTGGTGTGCTGCGCCTCGGCTTTTTGGCCAACTTCCTCAGCCACCCGGTGATCGCCGGTTTCATCACCGCCTCGGGCGTGCTGATCGCCGCCTCGCAGCTCAAGCATATCTTCGGCATCAGCGCCGAGGGCCACACGCTGGTCGATCTTGTCGGCGCGCTGATTGCCCACCTGCCCGAGACCAACGGCATCACACTGGCAATCGGGGTCGCCGCCACGGCCTTCCTGTTCTGGGTCCGCAAAGGGCTGAAGCCGATGCTCCGGAAGATGGGGTTCGGTCCGCGGATGGCCGATATCCTCGCAAAGGCCGGACCCGTCGCCGCGGTTGCTGTGACCACGCTGCTCACCTGGGGTCTCGGCCTGAACGAGATGGGTGTGAAGGTCGTAGGAGATGTGCCGACGGGCCTGCCGCCCTTCTCGGTGCCCTCCTTTGACCTGGGCATGTGGAAGACGCTGCTGATGCCAGCGATCCTGATCTCGATCATCGGCTTCGTGGAGTCGGTCTCGGTCGCCCAGACCCTCGCCGCAAAGCGCCGCCAGCGGATCGATCCGGACCAGGAACTGGTTGGCCTCGGCGCCTCGAACATCGGCTCGGCGCTCTCGGGCGGCTTCCCGGTCACGGGGGGCTTCTCGCGCTCGGTGGTGAACTTCGACGCGGGCGCCGAGACCCCCGCCGCGGGCGCCTATACCGCCGTGGGGATCGGCCTTGCGACGCTGCTCCTGACGCCGCTGTTGTTCTTCCTGCCCAAGGCCACGCTGGCCGCTACGATCATCGTCGCGGTGCTGAGCCTCGTCGATTTCTCGATCCTCAAGAAGACCTGGACCTACTCCAAGGTCGACTTCACCGCCGTTTCAGCCACCATCGTGCTGACCCTGCTTGTCGGCGTCGAGGTCGGCGTCTCGGCGGGTGTGCTGCTGTCGATCCTGCTGCATCTCTACAAGACGTCCAAGCCGCATGTGGCCGAGGTCGGTCTGGTGCCGGGCACACATCACTTCCGCAACGTGCTGCGCCACGAGGTCGAGACCCTGCCGGGCGTGCTGACCCTGCGGGTGGACGAGAGCCTCTATTTCGTCAACGCGCGCTTTCTCGAGGAATACGTGCTGAGCCGCGTCGCCGAGTGCCAGAACCTGCGCCACGTGGTGCTGATGTTCCCGGCGGTGAACGAGGTCGACATGAGCGCGCTGGAGACGCTGGAAGAGATCAACCGGCGCCTGTCGGAACAGGGTATCACCCTGCACCTGACCGAGGTGAAGGGCCCGGTGATGGACCGACTCAAGCGCTCTCACTTCCTGCACGAACTCTCCGGGCAGGTGTTCCTGTCGCAATACGAGGCCTGGTGTGTCCTAAAGCCGGACGCGTCCTCCGGGGCCGAGCACAAAGGCCTCGGGGCCCAGTAG
- the rpmE gene encoding 50S ribosomal protein L31: MKKGIHPDYHVIDVKMTDGTIYQTRSTWGKEGDQMSLDIDPTVHPAWTGGSSRLLDAGGRVSKFKKKYEGLGF; this comes from the coding sequence ATGAAAAAGGGCATCCACCCCGACTATCACGTCATCGACGTCAAGATGACCGACGGCACCATCTACCAGACCCGTTCGACCTGGGGCAAGGAAGGCGACCAGATGTCTCTCGACATCGACCCGACCGTGCACCCGGCCTGGACCGGTGGCTCGTCGCGTCTGCTGGACGCCGGCGGCCGCGTGTCGAAGTTCAAGAAGAAATACGAAGGCCTGGGCTTCTGA
- the rplS gene encoding 50S ribosomal protein L19: protein MDLIAQLEAEQIAALGKTIPDFKPGDTVRVGYKVTEGTRTRVQNYEGVCISRKNGKGIAGSFTVRKISFGEGVERVFPLYATNIDSIEVVRRGKVRRAKLYYLRSRRGKSARIAEQTNYKPLAGADA, encoded by the coding sequence ATGGATCTGATCGCACAGCTCGAGGCGGAGCAAATTGCCGCCCTGGGGAAAACCATCCCTGACTTCAAGCCCGGCGACACCGTGCGCGTCGGCTACAAGGTGACCGAAGGTACGCGTACCCGCGTGCAGAACTACGAAGGCGTCTGCATCAGCCGTAAGAACGGCAAGGGCATCGCCGGCTCGTTCACCGTCCGCAAGATTTCCTTCGGTGAGGGCGTCGAGCGCGTCTTCCCGCTCTATGCCACCAACATCGACTCGATCGAGGTGGTGCGCCGCGGCAAGGTCCGTCGCGCCAAGCTGTACTACCTGCGTTCGCGTCGCGGCAAATCCGCCCGTATCGCAGAGCAGACCAACTACAAGCCGCTCGCCGGCGCCGACGCATAA
- the trmD gene encoding tRNA (guanosine(37)-N1)-methyltransferase TrmD, which yields MTDTPQRASGRKTIRPSLTPRELMTEAPELARAFQAQVITLLPDAFPGVLGHSLTGRALQDGLWQLSTVALREFGEGRHRNVDDTPAGGGAGMVLRPDVMGRAIEHARARMPARAPLIYLSPRGRRFDQQMAQRLAQEPGVTLICGRFEGLDQRVIDHYQIIEVSLGDFVLTGGEIAAQMLLDATIRLIPGVLGNASSTEEESFSNGLLEHPQYTRPADWQGHRIPDVLLSGNHAAIEAWRRAQSEEITRARRPDLWQAHEARAAQDKS from the coding sequence ATGACCGACACACCGCAGCGCGCCTCGGGCCGCAAGACCATCCGACCCAGCCTGACGCCGCGCGAGCTGATGACCGAGGCCCCGGAGCTCGCCCGCGCCTTTCAGGCGCAGGTGATCACCCTGCTGCCCGATGCTTTCCCCGGCGTGCTGGGCCATTCGCTTACCGGCCGCGCCTTGCAGGATGGGCTGTGGCAGCTCAGCACCGTCGCGCTGCGCGAGTTCGGCGAGGGCAGGCACCGTAACGTCGACGACACCCCCGCCGGCGGTGGCGCTGGCATGGTGCTGCGCCCCGACGTGATGGGCCGGGCCATCGAACACGCCCGCGCCCGCATGCCCGCCCGCGCGCCGCTAATCTACCTCAGCCCGCGCGGCCGCCGCTTCGACCAGCAGATGGCGCAGCGCTTGGCGCAGGAGCCCGGCGTCACGCTGATCTGTGGCCGTTTCGAGGGTCTCGACCAGCGGGTGATCGACCATTACCAGATCATCGAGGTCTCGCTCGGCGACTTCGTCCTCACCGGCGGCGAGATCGCCGCGCAGATGCTGCTTGACGCGACCATCCGGCTGATCCCCGGCGTGCTCGGCAATGCCTCCTCGACCGAGGAAGAGAGTTTCTCCAACGGGCTGCTTGAGCATCCGCAATACACCCGACCGGCCGACTGGCAGGGTCACCGCATCCCCGACGTGCTGCTGTCGGGCAACCACGCCGCGATCGAGGCCTGGCGCCGCGCGCAATCCGAAGAGATCACCCGCGCCCGCCGCCCCGATCTCTGGCAGGCGCACGAGGCGCGCGCCGCACAGGACAAATCCTGA
- the rimM gene encoding ribosome maturation factor RimM (Essential for efficient processing of 16S rRNA): MDEMICVGVLGGAFGVHGEVRLKSYTADPEAIADYAPLTSEDGSRSFDLQITRPLKGGFAARLSDVRTKEEADALKGLQLFAPRDRLPDLPDDEYYYTDLIGLTVLDTGGAEIGKVKAVLNHGASDLLELIVPGASSTVLLPFTRAVVPTVDLASGRIIADPPEGLLE; this comes from the coding sequence GTGGACGAGATGATCTGTGTCGGCGTTCTGGGCGGCGCCTTCGGCGTGCATGGCGAGGTGCGGCTAAAGAGCTACACCGCCGACCCCGAGGCGATTGCCGATTATGCCCCGCTCACCTCCGAGGACGGCAGCCGCAGCTTCGATCTGCAGATCACCCGCCCGCTGAAGGGCGGCTTTGCCGCGCGACTCTCGGACGTGCGTACCAAGGAAGAGGCTGACGCCCTGAAGGGGCTGCAGCTTTTTGCACCCCGCGACCGGCTGCCTGACCTCCCCGACGACGAATATTACTATACCGACCTGATTGGGCTGACCGTTCTCGACACCGGCGGCGCCGAGATCGGCAAGGTGAAGGCGGTGCTCAACCACGGCGCCTCGGACCTGCTCGAGCTGATCGTGCCCGGCGCTTCCTCCACGGTCCTGCTGCCCTTCACCCGCGCGGTGGTGCCGACCGTCGACCTTGCCTCTGGCCGGATCATCGCAGACCCACCCGAGGGGTTGCTGGAATAA
- a CDS encoding MipA/OmpV family protein, with the protein MPLLRPLAAKTAALTLVTLLLAGPALAQDFVTPETIGDGAPVTQPVTSTQSPGNSFTFTLRAGVATQPKFFGSDEYDVGPDIGFRFRHLRLRGLPEVGDTDPWAEDYGWDFHGSFRYLGERDASNDPDLESLHDIDPSYELGFGIGFAGPNYEAFADIRRGFGGHEGYVGSVGLDYVARPDDRWRLTVGPRFIWANDAFIDTYSGVDPDEATADLPAYDPEGGLISAGIQVGARYKINDLWGVESALNWDNLQGDAADSPIVDTGDNDQWRFRIGVTRVFNLRF; encoded by the coding sequence ATGCCGCTGCTCCGCCCCCTTGCTGCCAAGACCGCCGCGCTGACGCTCGTGACCCTGTTGCTCGCAGGCCCGGCGCTGGCGCAGGACTTCGTGACACCCGAGACGATCGGCGACGGCGCCCCGGTGACCCAGCCGGTCACCTCGACCCAGTCCCCGGGCAACAGCTTCACCTTCACCCTGCGCGCCGGCGTGGCCACCCAGCCGAAGTTCTTCGGCTCGGACGAATACGACGTCGGTCCCGACATCGGCTTCCGCTTCCGCCACCTGCGCCTGCGCGGCCTGCCCGAGGTCGGCGACACCGACCCCTGGGCCGAAGATTACGGCTGGGACTTTCACGGCTCGTTCCGCTACCTCGGCGAACGCGACGCAAGCAATGACCCGGACCTCGAGAGCCTGCACGACATCGATCCGAGCTATGAACTCGGCTTCGGCATCGGCTTTGCCGGACCGAACTACGAGGCATTTGCCGACATCCGCCGCGGATTCGGCGGTCACGAGGGCTACGTCGGCTCGGTCGGGCTCGACTATGTCGCCCGCCCCGACGACCGCTGGCGGCTGACTGTCGGCCCGCGCTTCATCTGGGCCAACGACGCGTTCATCGACACTTACTCAGGCGTCGACCCCGACGAGGCCACCGCCGATCTACCGGCCTACGATCCTGAGGGAGGGCTGATCAGCGCTGGCATCCAGGTCGGCGCGCGGTATAAGATCAACGACCTCTGGGGTGTCGAAAGCGCGCTGAACTGGGACAACCTGCAGGGCGACGCCGCCGACAGCCCGATCGTCGACACCGGCGACAATGACCAGTGGCGCTTCCGCATTGGGGTGACCCGGGTCTTCAACCTGCGGTTCTGA
- the rpsP gene encoding 30S ribosomal protein S16, giving the protein MAMKIRLARGGSKKRPHYAIVASDSRMPRDGRFLEKLGTYNPLLGKDDERRVVMNVERIQYWLGQGAQPTDRVARFLEAAGVVEKKERSNPKKAVPGKAATERAEAKAAKAEAAAEAAAAPAEESAE; this is encoded by the coding sequence ATGGCCATGAAAATCCGTCTTGCCCGCGGTGGCTCGAAAAAGCGCCCCCACTACGCAATCGTCGCCTCCGACTCGCGCATGCCGCGTGACGGCCGCTTCCTCGAGAAGCTGGGCACCTACAACCCGCTGCTCGGCAAGGACGATGAGCGCCGCGTGGTCATGAACGTCGAGCGCATCCAGTACTGGCTCGGCCAGGGCGCCCAGCCGACCGACCGTGTTGCACGCTTCCTCGAAGCGGCAGGCGTCGTCGAGAAGAAAGAGCGCAGCAACCCCAAGAAAGCCGTCCCGGGCAAGGCAGCCACCGAGCGCGCCGAAGCCAAGGCAGCAAAAGCGGAAGCAGCAGCCGAGGCCGCAGCAGCACCGGCAGAAGAGTCCGCAGAGTAA
- a CDS encoding chorismate mutase encodes MSDPAARAADLLKEHRESIDRLDAILVFTLAERFKHTQSVGVLKATHELPPSDPAREEQQIARLKDLAEKADLDPAFAEKFLNFIIQEVIKHHEKHQS; translated from the coding sequence ATGAGTGATCCCGCCGCCCGCGCCGCAGACCTTCTGAAAGAACACCGCGAAAGCATCGACCGACTGGACGCGATCCTCGTGTTCACGCTCGCCGAGCGGTTCAAGCACACGCAGTCCGTGGGGGTCCTCAAGGCCACCCACGAGCTGCCCCCCTCCGACCCCGCGCGTGAAGAGCAGCAGATCGCGCGGCTCAAGGACCTGGCGGAGAAAGCGGATCTCGATCCGGCCTTCGCCGAGAAATTCCTGAACTTCATCATTCAGGAAGTCATCAAGCACCACGAAAAACACCAATCCTGA
- a CDS encoding GNAT family N-acetyltransferase — protein sequence MSLAMQPQTAPAVPAAVLQGIPELETARLVLRAPKSEDYPDFKATFASYRSRFMGGPLNAYETWMLYAAEIGHWQIRGFGMWMIHLRETGETVGMAGGWFPAKWPEREIAWIIWPDRGGKGYALEATQRVRQYFYDEAGWDGAVSYIDPKNLDSIRLAERLGARKDPAAATVDGSDAVYRHPAPAALRGSQLAHGIDMEIANYIDPLFKPKGWAVD from the coding sequence ATGAGCCTCGCGATGCAGCCCCAGACCGCTCCGGCGGTGCCCGCAGCCGTGCTGCAGGGAATTCCCGAGCTGGAGACGGCCCGGCTGGTGCTGCGCGCGCCGAAGTCCGAGGATTACCCGGACTTCAAGGCCACCTTCGCCTCCTACCGCTCGCGCTTCATGGGCGGGCCGCTCAATGCCTACGAGACCTGGATGCTCTACGCCGCCGAGATCGGCCACTGGCAGATCCGCGGCTTCGGCATGTGGATGATCCACCTGCGTGAGACCGGCGAGACCGTGGGCATGGCCGGCGGCTGGTTCCCGGCCAAATGGCCCGAGCGCGAGATCGCCTGGATCATCTGGCCGGACCGTGGCGGCAAGGGCTACGCGCTCGAGGCCACGCAGCGCGTGCGACAGTATTTCTACGACGAGGCCGGATGGGACGGGGCGGTCAGCTACATCGACCCCAAGAACCTCGATTCCATCCGTCTTGCCGAACGGCTCGGGGCCCGCAAGGATCCCGCGGCCGCAACCGTCGATGGCAGCGACGCCGTCTACCGCCACCCGGCGCCCGCGGCGCTGCGCGGCAGCCAGCTCGCGCATGGCATCGACATGGAGATCGCCAACTACATCGATCCGCTCTTCAAGCCGAAGGGATGGGCCGTTGACTGA
- a CDS encoding GNAT family N-acetyltransferase: protein MSVVIPTIETERLVLRAPQLDDLEAMCAFYAEPRSHFVGGPVDRGHVWRTLLRSAGHWQIRGYGIWHVTDRESGRMAGFTGPLNHIEWPEPELAYSIFSEFEGRGYAYEAASAARAAAATHFGLTRLISLVDPGNDRSRALALRLGASFEREEMVLGHVAHIYRHPEIAG, encoded by the coding sequence ATGAGCGTCGTGATCCCCACCATCGAAACCGAACGCCTGGTCCTGCGCGCTCCGCAGTTGGATGATCTCGAGGCGATGTGCGCCTTTTATGCCGAGCCGCGCTCGCATTTCGTTGGCGGCCCGGTCGACCGCGGCCACGTCTGGCGCACGCTGCTGCGCTCGGCTGGCCACTGGCAGATCCGCGGCTACGGCATCTGGCACGTCACCGACCGCGAGAGCGGCAGGATGGCCGGCTTTACCGGGCCGCTCAACCACATCGAATGGCCCGAACCCGAGCTCGCCTACTCGATCTTCTCGGAGTTCGAAGGCCGTGGCTACGCCTATGAGGCGGCCTCCGCCGCCCGCGCCGCCGCCGCGACGCACTTCGGACTGACCCGGCTGATCAGCCTCGTCGACCCCGGGAACGACCGCTCGCGCGCGTTGGCCCTGCGCCTTGGCGCCAGCTTCGAGCGCGAAGAAATGGTACTGGGCCACGTCGCCCACATCTATCGCCACCCGGAGATCGCCGGATGA
- a CDS encoding GNAT family N-acetyltransferase, with protein MSLVTAPRLETERLILRGPEAGDAEAMIAFLLDRERSEGFGGYDHRGDAWRWFALNVGHWHLRGYGYFTIEEKATGKPAGICGIWNPEGWPEPEIGWVVFEGYEGRGIASEAALRVRRYAYEDLGLKTLTSNIVPGNTRSVALAERLGAIYERTYKNYHMGEDMLYRHPPAEEVLA; from the coding sequence ATGAGCCTTGTCACCGCCCCCCGCCTCGAAACCGAACGCCTGATCCTGCGCGGCCCCGAAGCCGGTGACGCGGAAGCGATGATCGCCTTCCTGCTCGACCGCGAGCGCTCGGAGGGATTCGGCGGCTACGACCATCGCGGCGATGCCTGGCGCTGGTTCGCGCTGAACGTCGGCCACTGGCACCTGCGCGGATACGGCTATTTCACGATCGAAGAAAAGGCGACCGGCAAGCCCGCCGGCATCTGCGGCATCTGGAACCCCGAGGGCTGGCCCGAACCCGAGATTGGCTGGGTCGTGTTCGAGGGCTACGAAGGTCGCGGCATTGCAAGCGAGGCGGCGCTGCGCGTGCGCCGCTATGCCTACGAGGACCTCGGCCTCAAGACGCTGACGTCGAATATCGTGCCGGGCAATACGCGCTCTGTCGCGCTGGCCGAACGTCTGGGCGCGATCTACGAGCGCACCTACAAGAACTACCACATGGGCGAGGACATGCTCTATCGCCACCCTCCCGCCGAGGAGGTGCTGGCATGA
- the ffh gene encoding signal recognition particle protein, which produces MFESLSERLGGVFDRLTKQGALSEDDVRTALREVRVALLEADVSLPVARQFIKAVEKKATGAAVTKSVTPGQQVVKIVHDELIATLAGEGEPGALRIDNAPAPILMVGLQGSGKTTTTAKLAKRLKERDRKKVLMASLDVNRPAAMEQLQILGQQIGVDTLPIVKGEDPVAIAKRAKTQASLGGYDVYMLDTAGRLHIDAELIQQAADVRDVVSPRETLLVVDGLTGQDAVNVATEFDDKIGVSGVVLTRMDGDGRGGAALSMRAITGKPIKFVGLGEKMDALETFEPERVAGRILGMGDIVALVERAQQTLEAEQAERMMKRFQKGQFNMNDLKMQLEQMMKMGGLGAMMQMMPGAAKMAKQMDEAGLDDKILRQQIALINSMTKKERANPQLLQASRKKRIAAGAGMEVADLNKLLKMQRQMSDMMKKMGKMGKGGMLKQAMKGMFGAKGPGGMPEGMDPSQMDPKQIEAAAKAMGGKMPGGLGGMPGMGGGALPPGLGGFGKKK; this is translated from the coding sequence ATGTTCGAATCTCTTTCCGAACGCCTCGGCGGCGTCTTCGACCGCCTCACCAAGCAGGGCGCCCTCTCCGAGGATGACGTCCGCACCGCCCTGCGCGAAGTGCGCGTCGCCCTGCTCGAGGCCGACGTCTCGCTGCCCGTGGCGCGCCAGTTCATCAAGGCCGTCGAGAAAAAAGCCACCGGCGCCGCGGTCACCAAGTCGGTGACCCCCGGCCAGCAGGTGGTGAAGATCGTCCATGACGAGCTGATCGCCACACTCGCCGGTGAAGGCGAGCCCGGCGCGCTGCGCATCGACAACGCGCCCGCGCCGATTCTGATGGTCGGCCTACAGGGCTCGGGCAAGACCACCACCACCGCCAAGCTTGCCAAGCGCCTGAAAGAGCGCGACCGCAAGAAGGTGCTGATGGCCTCGCTCGACGTGAACCGCCCGGCGGCCATGGAGCAGCTGCAGATTCTCGGCCAGCAGATCGGCGTCGACACGCTGCCGATCGTCAAGGGCGAGGACCCGGTCGCCATCGCCAAGCGCGCCAAGACCCAGGCCAGCCTTGGCGGCTATGACGTCTACATGCTCGACACCGCGGGCCGCCTGCACATTGACGCCGAGCTGATCCAGCAGGCCGCCGACGTGCGCGACGTGGTGAGTCCGCGCGAGACGCTGCTGGTGGTCGACGGTCTCACCGGTCAGGACGCCGTCAACGTCGCCACCGAGTTCGACGACAAGATCGGCGTCTCGGGCGTGGTGCTGACCCGGATGGACGGCGACGGCCGCGGCGGCGCCGCGCTGTCGATGCGTGCGATCACCGGCAAGCCGATCAAGTTCGTCGGCCTCGGCGAGAAGATGGACGCGCTTGAGACCTTCGAACCCGAGCGCGTCGCCGGCCGCATCCTCGGCATGGGCGACATCGTCGCGCTGGTGGAAAGGGCGCAGCAAACGCTCGAGGCCGAGCAGGCCGAGCGCATGATGAAGCGCTTCCAGAAGGGTCAGTTCAACATGAACGACCTGAAGATGCAGCTCGAGCAGATGATGAAGATGGGCGGCCTCGGCGCGATGATGCAGATGATGCCCGGCGCCGCGAAGATGGCCAAGCAGATGGACGAGGCCGGTCTCGACGACAAGATCCTGCGCCAGCAGATCGCGCTCATCAACTCCATGACCAAGAAGGAGCGCGCCAACCCGCAGCTCCTGCAGGCCTCTCGCAAGAAGCGCATCGCGGCGGGCGCGGGCATGGAAGTGGCGGATCTCAACAAGCTGCTGAAAATGCAGCGCCAGATGTCCGACATGATGAAGAAGATGGGCAAGATGGGCAAAGGCGGCATGCTGAAGCAGGCCATGAAAGGCATGTTCGGCGCAAAAGGTCCCGGCGGCATGCCCGAGGGCATGGACCCCTCGCAGATGGACCCCAAGCAGATCGAGGCCGCGGCCAAGGCGATGGGCGGCAAGATGCCCGGCGGTCTCGGCGGCATGCCCGGCATGGGCGGCGGCGCGCTGCCGCCGGGCCTCGGCGGCTTCGGCAAGAAAAAATGA
- a CDS encoding LysR family transcriptional regulator: MDNWDEIRTAYHVARLGTVSGAAEVLGVHHATVIRHIDALEARLGVKLFQRHARGYTPTEAGSDLSRVAQCTDDQFQQLVGRIKGRGEAVSGELLVTSLVNFSTLMIGALTSFREAYPDVTVRYLTGSRLFRLEYGEAHVALRAGAAPQEPDNVVQPFDRQSVALYAAKSYIARKGKPEGAADLAAHDFVGFDDLDSRAPSNRWMKGHVPQERIVFRTSDDRVQLQAIRAGAGMGFMSVTEGETDPELVQVLPPQEDWSSPLWLVTHVDLHRTPKVQAFLKHLKAYAAEQDAA; this comes from the coding sequence ATGGACAACTGGGACGAGATTCGCACCGCCTACCATGTGGCGCGGCTGGGCACCGTCAGCGGCGCCGCCGAGGTTCTTGGGGTGCACCACGCCACGGTGATCCGGCATATCGATGCGCTCGAGGCGCGGCTTGGGGTGAAGTTGTTTCAGCGGCACGCCCGCGGCTACACGCCGACCGAGGCGGGCAGCGACCTATCGCGGGTCGCGCAATGCACTGACGACCAGTTCCAGCAGCTTGTCGGCCGAATCAAGGGTCGGGGCGAGGCGGTCTCGGGAGAGCTACTGGTCACCTCGCTGGTCAACTTCTCGACGCTGATGATCGGTGCGCTGACCTCCTTCCGCGAGGCCTACCCGGATGTCACGGTGCGCTACCTGACCGGCTCGCGCCTGTTCCGGCTCGAGTACGGCGAAGCGCATGTGGCGCTGCGCGCCGGGGCCGCGCCGCAAGAGCCGGACAACGTCGTCCAACCTTTCGACCGCCAGTCGGTCGCGCTCTACGCCGCGAAATCCTACATCGCGCGCAAGGGCAAGCCCGAGGGCGCGGCGGACTTGGCCGCGCATGACTTTGTCGGATTCGATGATCTCGATTCCCGGGCGCCCTCCAACCGCTGGATGAAGGGGCATGTGCCGCAGGAGCGCATCGTCTTCCGGACCTCTGACGACCGGGTGCAGTTGCAGGCGATCCGCGCCGGGGCGGGCATGGGGTTCATGTCGGTGACCGAGGGCGAGACGGACCCCGAACTGGTGCAGGTGCTGCCGCCGCAGGAGGACTGGTCGTCGCCTCTTTGGCTGGTGACCCACGTCGATCTGCACCGCACGCCCAAGGTCCAAGCCTTTCTCAAGCACCTGAAGGCCTATGCCGCGGAGCAGGACGCGGCGTGA